From a single Oreochromis niloticus isolate F11D_XX linkage group LG4, O_niloticus_UMD_NMBU, whole genome shotgun sequence genomic region:
- the LOC109201966 gene encoding uncharacterized protein LOC109201966 gives MALSVEDALFLEIMHRDFTKDEANNWVAPLPFRSPRQRLPNNRDQALSRLMSLRKTLKKKPEMKEHYIEFLDKTFSKGHAEPAPALAPEQECWYLPSFGIYHPQKPGKIRVVFDSSAQYNNVSLNDVLLKGPDLNNTLVGVLMRFRSDPYAVMADVEQMFYNFVVREDHRNYLRFLWFKNHDLDGEVQEFRMRVHVFGNCPSPSVAIYGLKRTAMEGEKEHGNDVREFIERHFYVDDGLKSFPSADEAINILCGAQKMLAQCNIRLHKISSNCPTITNAFPSEDLAADMQGLDLGQTPMQRSLGLGWDLSTDLFKFQITINEKPFTKRGVLSVVNSVYDPLGFAVPVIVEGRVILRDISTDISEWDAELPKDKLQQWQQWKHSLKHLQQLEIPRMFTSIPLSAAVTKEIHVFCDASTKAVAAVAYLKLTDRDGHNEVGFLLGKARLAPKPDITIPRLELCAAVLAVEVAELVVDELDIAVDQVSFYSDSKVVLGYIFNTTRRFYVYVHNRVERIRRSTQAHQWHYVPTHLNPADHATRALPAEQLSASTWLSGPAFLTKSETGQSQAESFDLVDPETDNELRHEVTSCVTTLAKDVLSSARFERFSSWNVLLKAISKLRHIVQSFKQNIEGSCQGWHSCSEHLTEKQLDQAKIFIIRTVQREVYADDIRQLENSMPLKRSSPLSKLNPFLDTNGILRVGGRLRRAQLTSDETNPILIPSKHHLSQLIIRHFHVKVCHQGRHFTEGAVRAAGFWIVGGKRAISKMIFSCVTCRKLRGRQQEQIMAELPEDRLSTDPPFTHVGLDVFGPWPVTVRKTRGGQADAKRWAVIFTCMSTRAIHIEVIESMDTSSFINALRRFFAIRGAVKLLRSDCGTNFVSACKELQIDKQGCYNSKLNSFLEDSGCKWLFNPPHASHMAGSWERMIGVTRKILDAMLLEHRNAKLTHEILVTLMAEVTAIVNARPLTAVSADPDNPVILTPAMLLTQKVTTPPIPPGQFGNSDLFKAQWRRVQYLADVFWRRWKKEYISGLQDRRKWKTVKPNLQTGDVVLLRETLEHRNNWPLGLITKTFPSEDGLVRKIEVKIFRKGEHRCYIRPISEVVLLVSKDCT, from the coding sequence ATGGCTCTTTCAGTAGAAGATGCCTTGTTCCTGGAAATTATGCACAGAGACTTTACTAAAGATGAGGCGAACAATTGGGTAGCTCCACTCCCATTCCGCTCCCCCAGACAGCGTTTACCCAACAATAGGGACCAAGCCCTCAGTCGCTTAATGTCGCTCCGCAAAACGCTGAAAAAGAAACCTGAAATGAAGGAACATTACATTGAGTTTTTGGACAAAACTTTCAGTAAGGGCCACGCTGAACCAGCTCCAGCTCTAGCTCCAGAACAAGAATGCTGGTATCTCCCTAGTTTTGGCATTTACCACCCTCAGAAGCCAGGAAAAATTAGGGTGGTTTTTGATTCAAGTGCGCAATACAACAATGTTTCTCTCAATGATGTGCTACTAAAAGGCCCAGATCTCAATAATACTCTTGTGGGAGTGCTGATGCGTTTCAGGTCCGACCCATACGCAGTCATGGCCGATGTGGAGCAAATGTTTTACAATTTTGTTGTCAGAGAAGACCACCGCAACTACCTCCGCTTCTTGTGGTTCAAAAACCATGATCTGGATGGAGAAGTACAGGAATTCAGGATGAGAGTCCACGTGTTCGGGAACTGCCCCTCCCCATCAGTGGCCATTTATGGACTGAAACGAACAGCgatggagggagaaaaagaacaCGGCAATGATGTAAGAGAGTTCATTGAACGCCACTTTTATGTGGATGATGGACTAAAATCATTTCCTTCCGCTGATGAGGCCATCAACATTCTCTGTGGGGCTCAGAAGATGCTGGCTCAGTGTAACATACGCCTGCATAAAATCTCATCCAACTGTCCTACCATCACAAACGCTTTTCCAAGTGAGGACCTTGCAGCTGACATGCAGGGCCTTGACCTTGGGCAGACACCCATGCAGCGAAGCTTGGGCTTGGGCTGGGACCTGTCTACAGACTTGTTCAAGTTCCAGATAACCATCAATGAGAAGCCCTTCACTAAGCGTGGAGTATTGTCAGTCGTTAATAGTGTGTATGACCCACTTGGCTTTGCTGTCCCTGTCATCGTAGAGGGCAGGGTCATACTCAGAGACATTTCCACTGACATTAGTGAATGGGACGCTGAACTCCCTAAAGACAAATTACAACAgtggcaacagtggaaacacTCCCTCAAACATCTACAACAACTTGAGATTCCCAGAATGTTCACCTCAATACCACTCTCTGCGGCAGTAACCAAGGAAATCCATGTTTTCTGTGACGCCTCTACCAAGGCAGTGGCTGCTGTTGCCTACCTTAAACTCACAGACAGAGATGGTCATAATGAAGTGGGCTTCCTTCTTGGCAAGGCACGGCTTGCCCCAAAACCAGACATCACCATACCCAGACTTGAGCTCTGTGCAGCGGTCCTGGCTGTCGAGGTGGCAGAGTTAGTCGTGGACGAGCTGGACATCGCAGTTGATCAGGTGAGCTTCTATTCAGACTCCAAAGTAGTCCTTGGTTACATCTTCAACACAACAAGGCGTTTTTATGTCTATGTGCACAACAGAGTGGAACGCATCAGGCGATCTACACAAGCTCACCAGTGGCATTATGTGCCCACTCACTTAAATCCTGCTGATCATGCCACGCGCGCATTACCGGCGGAGCAGCTTTCTGCCTCCACATGGCTCAGTGGACCCGCATTCCTTACCAAGTCAGAAACAGGTCAATCTCAGGCAGAGTCATTTGATCTTGTAGACCCAGAGACTGACAACGAACTGCGTCATGAGGTAACTTCTTGTGTTACCACTCTCGCAAAGGATGTTCTCAGTAGTGCCAGATTCGAAAGGTTTTCAAGTTGGAATGTACTACTGAAAGCTATATCTAAACTCCGACACATTGTTCAGTCCTTTAAGCAGAACATAGAAGGCTCCTGCCAGGGCTGGCACAGCTGTAGTGAGCATTTAACTGAAAAGCAGCTTGATCAAGCTAAGATCTTTATCATTCGCACCGTCCAAAGAGAAGTCTATGCAGATGACATAAGACAGCTTGAGAACAGTATGCCCCTCAAAAGGTCAAGCCCACTTAGCAAACTGAACCCATTTCTCGACACAAATGGAATACTCAGAGTGGGTGGGAGACTAAGACGAGCACAGTTGACTTCGGATGAAACAAATCCTATCCTCATCCCATCCAAACACCACCTTTCCCAGCTCATTATAAGACACTTCCATGTGAAAGTATGCCATCAGGGCAGACATTTTACTGAAGGGGCAGTCAGAGCTGCAGGCTtttggattgtgggaggaaAAAGAGCAATAAGCAAAATGATATTCAGCTGCGTGACATGTCGAAAACTAAGAGGCAGACAGCAGGAACAGATTATGGCTGAGCTACCAGAGGATAGGCTGTCCACTGACCCTCCGTTTACACATGTAGGGCTTGATGTGTTCGGGCCCTGGCCTGTCACTGTCAGAAAAACGCGTGGTGGGCAAGCGGACGCAAAGCGATGGGCAGTCATATTTACGTGCATGAGCACACGGGCCATTCACATTGAAGTTATAGAATCAATGGACACGTCGTCATTCATCAATGCCCTGCGTCGTTTTTTTGCCATCAGAGGTGCAGTCAAACTTCTTAGGTCCGATTGTGGGACAAATTTTGTgagtgcctgcaaagagctgcaAATTGACAAACAGGGCTGCTACAACAGCAAACTAAACAGCTTTCTGGAAGACTCTGGCTGCAAATGGCTTTTCAACCCCCCACATGCGTCGCACATGGCTGGCTCCTGGGAGCGCATGATTGGGGTCACGCGGAAAATCCTTGATGCAATGCTCCTAGAACACAGGAATGCAAAGCTTACCCATGAAATCCTGGTGACCTTAATGGCTGAAGTCACTGCAATAGTGAATGCTCGTCCGTTAACAGCAGTTTCTGCAGATCCAGATAACCCAGTCATCCTTACCCCTGCCATGCTGCTCACGCAAAAGGTTACGACCCCACCAATCCCACCAGGGCAGTTTGGAAACAGTGATCTGTTCAAAGCTCAATGGAGGCGCGTACAATACCTCGCTGATGTCTTCTGGAGACGATGGAAAAAAGAATACATCTCAGGACTTCAGGACCGCCGCAAATGGAAAACAGTAAAGCCTAACCTACAAACAGGAGATGTTGTTCTATTAAGAGAGACACTTGAACATAGGAATAATTGGCCACTTGGACTCATCACCAAAACCTTTCCCAGTGAGGATGGGCTTGTAAGGAAAATAGAGGTGAAGATTTTCCGCAAGGGTGAACACAGGTGCTACATAAGGCCTATAAGTGAGGTCGTGCTATTGGTGTCTAAGGATTGTACTTAA